AATTAACAAGAACCCTGAAATCTTCGCTTGGCAGCCAACCGAGTGCACCTGCGTCAAATAGCAGACGACGCATTTCATCAAAAGACAACATTAGTGAATCGTTTCATCTCGCATTCAAAAGTAGCATTACTTAAAAAAAGTGAACCCTATACTTACTTTCTAACTTCTATACTTAAAATGGTTATTAGgataatataataaaacagtCGGATATTGGAGTTACAtaactttcaaaagaaatattgttgcCTCATATGTCAGCCGGCGGTTTCACTGATGTAaccaaaaaaagtaataaacctCGGTACTTTTGTAATGCCTTGTATCTCTTTGCCGGACCGATTAATAGCTTTAAATCtatacagttattgtttttaataaattgatTAAACAATCTCTTTATTTCGGCACTAGTAAAAGCAGTAAATATTATAGAATTAGCTAAAATTGTGGTTAGTACTAAGCCAAAACTTTTCTTGAAAAGCTCAAGAGGAGTTTTGTTATTGCTGAAGTTAGACTAAGCCGGTCTTATGCCAGCATGTGCTCCCATTCAGAGGTTTTCCATAGGTTTGCTATGGCATTGAGGGATATAAGAAGTATGACGTGGACCTCTGGATGCCGCCCCATGAACCGAAACCAAAGGGAGTTACATAATCAAATCATCTTCATCTCCGGAGATTAATTTAGAGTGGGTAAGAAAACTTGACTTTATATCCAGGTCACATTTcgttaatgtaaaaaatatgtgCAAATTACTATTATAAATAGGTTAATTATGTTCATAATTATATTATCAACTCTACCTGGTATTGGATATagctaaaaatatttgtatttttctcatcATATTCACTTAGCCAATCgagaaattataatttaatggGCAAAAAGTGCCCACGTTTAGGTTAGTTGGCAAGGTGGCAATCCTATTTCGCCCACCATCACATGAATGAGACAGAACAGAACTAGGCACCtgacgcatgcatacatacatacatacataaatacgcacATGATACACAATGGCTccttttgtgtgcatgtgtgtgtgtgtgtgagagagagagagagagagagagagagagagaacatcagtAAAATTTAAAACTTGTATTATTAATGGTTTTGATTACAACGTTATTTGATTGAGTCATTTATTATACTAATGGTCTCTAGTTGCAATAAATATGAAACCACTACTAAATTACAGTgttaatgacattattattagtttcatcaGTAAAATGCTATTTTGCATTCACAGGAGAGACCATCATTGGCCAAATGTGCAATATAATGTAAGCTCACACAAGCGGACCTTTAATATTACACTTAAGCCAGAATGTTTCCAATACAAATTACTCTAGTGTGAAAGTACAAAGCAACTATTAGTTAACAGCGAACAGcaaaataactaattttatcCATTAGAAAAATAGTTGAATGCTTTTTCTTGTTAAATCTAAGTAGAATTCGTAATAATTTTCGATATTTCCAACTTATCGGcaattttatcaattataaaaatagtttaatactTTATATTCCCTAAAGTAAATCGcatttcattttaaacaataCTGAACGATATATCCATAATTTATGATAACCTATTATCATCAGCATCCTCACTTAATTTCAGCCTTAAACTTTTGCAGATACTTTATTAATGGTTCTTCATGCAATTCCAGTAAATAAGAGAATGTAATTAGTTGAAATTGaagttgtttatttaattttattgtcaaaTCAACATGGGTTATAAATTTAACTCCATTTAACCTAAAGAAAcatttacatttgaaaaaattaacagcGTACGTCAAAGAAAATGGGTCTATGAGTATTATAGAAAATGTATTACCAAATTTATGGGTGGCTATGCAAAGTTATGCTCTCGGGTGTCAACGTACTTAAGCGATAAATGTTCAAAAGTAATCATCTATTAGACATTAAAAATGAACGAAGAGAGCTGACTGAACCTTTTAAACTATTTACCTCAGCAATTTAATTATTGAGTAGACTTACTCTTaccactactgtatatataatggttGCTAAATGGCATACTAcgagtcgctctctctctcttttgaccaACTGCAACCACGTATATCCAGTCAGCTTACTTACTAATGACTGTTCGGGCGATGGTATTGAGTGGTGTGTTATACCCATGGGATTGCTGAACGTGGAACTGGCATTGGAACCGAGATAAAACGTATTGTACCTGAAGGAATATGAACTCTTGGTATAagattgatttatgaaaacttGGCTATAATGTCAGGCACTGGGccattttcagtcattcagcgcttaaggtgaaaagagggagttggacttgtttgacagcaagatggaagagtaGAAGTAGGAAGAGGTAGAATAAACAGTTGAAAAGTATATTCAGCAAGgtgccaaagggacgctgcaacccaccttcaggaatgcctacagttcaccacgtgGTGCACAGACTGCACTACCCCCTTTGCAGGGATGGTATATGATAGGGAGGAAATGCTTTTTCTGAAAGTGATTGCAATCACACCTGTATTGgcactacaaaaacaaaagggtaTAGAATAGTAAGTCTAAGTGTTTTGAATGTGTGTAGATGTAAAAGTAGAAAGGTAGAAATATGTGACTATTGGATATTTTAGAACCTTGTCAAGACAAATGCAGGAAGGTAGTGTTTGCAAGATTAGGAAGGACAAAGAGTGGCTGTGCTTGGGGTAGCTGGGAAGTGTAGAGCTACGTAGGTGTAGCAACCGCAGTGTCAGGAAGACATATTTACACTCAAGAGTATAAATGTGTTAGTTCAAAGGCTGTGTCCGGAGAAAAAGTAGTTAAGTAAGAGTATATAGTCTAGGAATCAATTATAGCATGTATTAAGAGTGTATACTCTAGGAATCAACTATAGCATGTATATGCGCAAGAAATACACATAAGAAGACTATAATCAAACGACATAGCTCTATTAAAGTATATATTGCAACTGCTAACAGATActaaaaattattacagtacaTATGAAAATCAATGTTATTGCAATCGACTTGAAAGTCACAGTACAGCTCTCCTGATATCTTATTAAGCCAATTCAACATAAAATCGTCACATGCAATCTTCAGCTGGTATTTTCTACAATAAATTGATGTCTTTGGTTATAACTTCCTATTACAGCATACAAAATACTGATATAATGAAGTTTCAGTTAAAATAGTTCAGTTATTGATATCAGTTGACTGTAGGTCTAAAAGAACCAACCAATTAACACCCAAGGAATTTTAATGTTACCGACACAGATGTATCAATTTGGCTTTGTATTGCAAGTTCAACATTAATGTACGCTCACCAAACaacaaaacagaatttaaaagaTACTAAAACAGTGATAAACTGTCAATATGTATCATCCAAATATCAGTACAAAAATGTTGTCACACGCAAGTACCTTTTAAATATAAGTGTCAACACAATAGTGAAAAACAATGTTTGTCTTTTTCATACCTAAAATGTGTAATGTTTCTTTCCACATGCATTTATCTCAAGAGTATGGTCACCTATATGAGTGATAGGCAAAACTGAGCCATCTCAATTCTGCTGTTTCAAGTTAGGAATCTTTAATGTCAGaaaaaggaagtgtgaatcttaTGTTCATAAACGAAAAacttaagtaataaaaattatatgtactcGTACAAGTGACAGCTtagaatgaatgatatatatgtttgattttttttatttcaagtggcTTTGAAGTTTACTTTGAAGTGGAAATATTAATCAATACAAAGGAATGCTTTATTATAAGTGACATCTTGTGCAGAATACTGAGTTTTCATTAGGAATTTAGGTCATGgaatctgaagtctgcaatatTATGAGACCTGGGAGGGCAGAAATTTCTCAAAACGCAGAGAAAGCTTAACTTTCAAAAGCATTAAATGACACTATACAGGTATTTGGTATATGCACAGAAATCATCATTTTACACACAGTCAAATTCCCAACTGCTTGTTTAATATCACAATGAATCTATATAACATTTATGCTGTCACTCTCTGGGCGACACCCATTCCGCTTATAATAACGCCACAGTTACAAGACTTCACCTGCCTTTGCTTTCCTCATTGTATGATTAAAATGCTCTccttacatataaatacagtatagccattaaaatgaaagattctgGAATATAAAAATGACCTTGCTTTAATACTGCAAGACAACATACTAAGACAAAATCCTCATACACGACTACGATGTCTCCGGCGACTTGTATATTGCGAGGGTAACGCCGTTGTTGCGATGGATGAGGCACTGactggaaaacaaaatgaaaatacatacagtacaggtTTTTCCATATCTGATGCTTGACAAACAAATAACATGGACTGGGAAGTCAGTGGCCCACCTGGAAACATGCTAAACCCCACTGGCTAAGAAAAGCTAATCTAAATGGTAaatcatgtataaaaataattttcatctcaTCACTTCAAAGAGTATGAAATGATGTGATAATTCCTAATATACAGATACTGCTACTATAGATTTAGCTCAGTATGActaaattagaaaagaaaaatatcagatgCTCAATATGTGTCTACACAGTACCTGTCAAAGTGTTGGGAGTTTTCTTCCTAGAATACCACATAAAAGTTTTTGTTCAATTTGACTTTATTTATCCTATTTCCACGTACTGCACTGTATTCACTGTTCACAATTCTActtctaatttttctctcttactcATTTGTAGTCATTCACATCTATTTTGGCCATATAAGATGTCAAAAATCAGCGATTATATCCAATTTCCACTGTACATTTATAGATCTTCTATCAATCAATATGATTCAGCGTGATCCAAGTCTAAAAGAGCCTAATACATTCAAATTATCTTTATTCTGGGACTTTTTCACTTCTTCAGAACAGGAAACCACCGATGCTTTAAGGTAGCATAACGAGGACTCCACGGATTTGTGATAGTGGGAGATAAAAAATTAACCAAGGCAAAataaaggagttggacagctaaaCGGGAAGAGACAAgatggaatggatgaaaagtaaaaggcaagaAGCAATGCAACTTGGGACCTCGGAAGGGAAGCACCTCTAGTTGCTTGCAGTGCAGTACACTGTTGGTGGTACACTTAGATGGCTGCAACAGGAATGAAAACCATAATGGTAATGGTTATTTACCATCTTGCTTTCACAATATCCATATACAAAATCTCGCTCATCTTCATGTAAATCAGAACCGACTATACACAACTGcatcagaaaaaacaaatatataagagATTCTCATCTTGTATATATAGTACAAGGAAGTATAGCAGGAGACTTCCAGATGAATGCAAATTTACCCATTATCTCAAGTCTGTGAGCAACATTATGAGAAAAGATTTTTTATGAACATTATTAAGGAGTGATCACAACCTGAAATGCAAGCCATTCATTCTTGACTTCATAAATACTGTGTTATTGAAGAGTTTCCCTAAATAAAGGTTGGTATACTGAAAACTGAACTGAACAAACATCAAGTATGTGTTACAGATTACCCTGAGAGATAAGAAACTACTTTTTAACACTAACCTGTTGTCACTTTCCAAGAGAATGACTGGCTGAGAATTTCCTGGTTCCAGCATGGCAGCCTTGTTGGCGAGAGACGATATCACACCAGACGAAGACGATGAAGCCTTCCCTCTaactgcaaaataataattaaaaataagagacaaaaatatCTTGCATTTC
This window of the Macrobrachium rosenbergii isolate ZJJX-2024 chromosome 47, ASM4041242v1, whole genome shotgun sequence genome carries:
- the Lamtor5 gene encoding ragulator complex protein LAMTOR5, with protein sequence MEKSLEKCLDDVYHSTGVSGVLCADSQGLCLGVRGKASSSSSGVISSLANKAAMLEPGNSQPVILLESDNSQCLIHRNNGVTLAIYKSPETS